A single region of the Ziziphus jujuba cultivar Dongzao chromosome 10, ASM3175591v1 genome encodes:
- the LOC107432162 gene encoding putative disease resistance protein RGA1 — MGREYFMELYWRSFFQEVEEDEFGDINYCTMHDIMHDLALQVGGVKCAMLTSHVKDIDRRARHLSFNFSLKSSQQIPISLSQTANSIRTVLLPSQKWEGNVLREGLQICDVIFSNFKFLRALDLHDFGITTLSNSIGKLRHLRYLDLSHTKIKALPNSIMKLQNLQTLKLSWLRDFKELPRDTKKLINLRHLEFRGLRDLNHMPSGLRQLTNLQTLSYFVLSKGTKLRHGCGDHVAELKELMPLNSLRNLCILNLRHAITDGTAGNLKDKQYLQSLTLSWFSSDARKDLETAMESTSSDAYGMTLESFQPLPNLKSLSLEGYGDDSFSPSNAASLMPSLETLHLLDLSNLKGWWRDTVLRLRNIEDDLHYLPNWFKSLTSLRSLIFDGCSKLKHLSPIIQHLISLRDLYIAGCNELDMSNAEVISWKACKSLVSLSFNDLPRLETPPEGLQYFTTLRDLGFLECKNLKAIPEWFSNFTSLTEFRLYVCPNLTSLPEGICSITSLQKLRISGCPILLQRCEREKGEDWPKIAHIPHLYLEPLDNSESSSVSGSSKWKISENFRVPQLCNK; from the exons ATGGGCCGTGAATATTTTATGGAATTATATTGGAGATCATTTTTTCAAGAAGTGGAAGAAGATGAGTTTGGTGATATAAATTATTGTACAATGCATGATATCATGCATGATCTTGCACTACAAGTAGGTGGAGTAAAGTGTGCTATGTTAACATCACATGTAAAAGATATTGACAGAAGAGCTCGTCATTTGTCATTCAATTTCTCCTTAAAATCATCCCAACAGATTCCAATTTCTCTTTCTCAAACAGCAAATAGTATTCGAACAGTTCTTTTACCTAGCCAAAAATGGGAAGGAAATGTATTGAGAGAAGGTTTGCAGATATGTGatgtaattttttcaaatttcaagttcTTACGTGCTTTGGATCTGCATGACTTTGGAATAACGACATTGTCAAATTCCATTGGAAAATTGAGGCATCTGAGATATCTCGATCTTTCTCATACAAAAATCAAGGCATTACCTAATTCCATTATGAAGTTACAGAACTTGCAGACTCTGAAGCTGTCCTGGTTGCGTGACTTCAAAGAACTTCCAAGAGATacgaaaaaattaataaacctcAGGCACCTTGAGTTTCGTGGGTTGAGGGATTTGAATCATATGCCAAGCGGACTGAGACAGTTGACTAATCTTCAAACATTATCATATTTTGTATTGAGTAAAGGGACAAAGTTGAGGCATGGTTGTGGTGATCATGTTGCTGAGCTAAAGGAACTAATGCCTTTAAATAGCTTGAGAAATCTCtgcattttaaatttgagaCATGCAATAACAGATGGTACGGCAGGAAATTTGAAGGATAAACAGTATCTTCAATCCTTAACGTTATCTTGGTTTTCTTCAGATGCTAGAAAAGATCTTGAAACTGCCATGGAAAGTACTAGCAGTGACGCATATGGAATGACATTGGAGAGCTTCCAGCCACTCCCAAATCTAAAAAGCTTGAGTTTAGAAGGTTATGGGG ATGACTCCTTCTCTCCATCAAATGCGGCATCATTGATGCCATCCTTGGAAACTCTCCATCTTTTAGATCTGTCTAATCTTAAAGGATGGTGGAGGGATACT GTTCTGAGGCTTCGTAATATCGAAGATGATCTACATTATCTGCCCAACTGGTTTAAAAGCCTTACATCTCTAAGGAGCCTGATCTTTGATGGGTGCTCAAAGTTAAAGCATCTGTCCCCCATCATTCAACATCTAATCTCACTTCGAGATTTGTATATTGCTGGATGCAACGAGCTTGACATGTCCAATGCTGAAGTGATTTCATGGAAAGCCTGTAAAAGCCTTGTGTCTCTCTCATTCAACGATCTTCCACGACTGGAGACTCCTCCTGAAGGGCTTCAATACTTTACCACCTTACGGGATCTTGGATTTTTGGAGTGTAAGAATTTGAAGGCCATACCAGAGTGGTTTAGCAACTTCACATCACTTACAGAGTTTAGATTATACGTTTGCCCCAACTTGACATCATTGCCTGAAGGAATATGCAGCATCACCTCTTTACAAAAATTGAGGATTAGTGGATGTCCCATCTTATTGCAGAGATGTGAGAGGGAAAAAGGAGAGGATTGGCCTAAAATTGCTCACATCCCTCATTTGTATTTGGAGCCCCTTGATAACTCGGAATCCTCTTCTGTCTCGG GGTCGTCCAAGTGGAAAATCTCTGAGAACTTTCGAGTACCCCAACTGTGcaacaaataa
- the LOC132799604 gene encoding secreted RxLR effector protein 161-like yields MIAVPYTNVVGSVMYVMILTRPDLAHAINVLSRFMANPGRGHWEALKWLLRYLKHTANEGLIYKKDSSEVELNGYLDSDYAGDRDKRRSMSSYAFTLCGNCISWKSQLQPVVALSTTESEYIAATEAAKEAIWLKGLLTELKVLKQEVTLYSDSQSAIHLCKNPVFHERSKHIQVRYHFIRDLTAQKVVRLEKIPTKFNPSDMGTKVLTIGKFNTCKNLLRIGAG; encoded by the coding sequence ATGATAGCAGTTCCTTATACTAATGTTGTGGGATCAGTGATGTATGTTATGATTCTAACTAGACCTGATTTAGCTCATGCTATTAATGTTTTGAGCAGATTTATGGCAAATCCTGGCCGAGGTCATTGGGAAGCTTTAAAATGgcttctaaggtatttgaagcATACAGCAAATGAAGGGTTGATTTATAAGAAGGATTCAAGTGAAGTGGAGCTTAATGGATATCTAGATTCTGATTATGCAGGAGATAGGGACAAGAGAAGATCAATGTCCTCTTATGCATTTACCTTGTGTGGAAATTGCATAAGTTGGAAATCTCAGTTGCAGCCTGTGGTGGCCTTGTCAACTACTGAATCAGAATATATAGCAGCAACTGAGGCTGCAAAAGAAGCCATTTGGCTTAAAGGGCTACTGACAGAGCTTAAAGTACTCAAGCAGGAGGTCACTTTGTACTCAGATAGTCAAAGTGCAattcatttatgtaaaaatccAGTGTTTCATGAGAGATCTAAGCACATTCAAGTGAGATATCATTTCATTCGAGATTTGACAGCTCAGAAAGTAGTCAGATTGGAGAAGATTCCTACAAAGTTTAATCCTTCAGATATGGGAACAAAAGTGCTTACTATTGGCAAGTTTAATACTTGCAAGAACCTGCTTCGAATAGGAGCAGGCTGA
- the LOC132799605 gene encoding disease resistance protein RGA2-like, producing the protein MEAVVVSSMAEGIVKRLGSEAVREISLLWGVNEELVGLEETISTIKAVLADAEKKQIHKDQVKTWLSRLEDVVYEADDLVDVISTEALRYQVMTNNTKTTKQVCTFFSTSNQLVFRHKMSHKIESLKKKLAVIRDDRQFHLEEHYGEAQAVYNRAVRDTHSFVSKGEVIIGRDNNRMKILQLLLDTKSDHENVSVVNIMGHGGLGKTTLSRLVFNDEKVEKHFDLKMWVCLSDADFGVRLLVAKIVKSISNNEKVENCEMELLQKSLREKISGKRYLLVLDDLWNENRELWLKLKDLLLNGIDGSRIIVTTRSMVVARITKTTLEPYLLGNLDEDESWSLFQKMAFKEGQEPNNSNIIQIGKEIVKKCKGIPLAIRTIGRMLYSKD; encoded by the coding sequence ATGGAAGCAGTAGTCGTCTCTAGCATGGCTGAAGGGATCGTTAAGAGATTGGGCTCTGAAGCTGTGCGAGAAATTTCATTGCTTTGGGGTGTAAATGAAGAGCTTGTAGGACTTGAAGAGACCATTTCAACCATCAAAGCTGTACTTGCTGATGCAGAGAAGAAGCAGATCCATAAAGATCAAGTCAAAACATGGCTTAGTagacttgaagatgttgtctatgAAGCTGATGACTTAGTGGATGTAATTTCAACTGAAGCTTTGCGATACCAAGTGATGACCAATAACACCAAGACAACCAAGCAGGTATGCACCTTCTTCTCGACCTCGAATCAACTTGTGTTTCGACACAAGATGAGTCACAAAATAGAGTCTCTTAAGAAGAAACTAGCTGTGATTAGAGATGATAGACAATTCCATTTAGAGGAGCACTACGGAGAGGCTCAAGCAGTGTATAATAGAGCGGTGAGGGATACTCACTCGTTTGTCTCTAAAGGAGAAGTAATTATTGGGAGGGATAATAATAGAATGAAAATCCTTCAACTTTTGTTGGATACAAAATCTGACCATGAGAACGTATCAGTTGTTAATATAATGGGTCATGGTGGCCTAGGAAAAACCACACTTTCTCGACTTGTGTTCAATGATGAAAAAGTCGAAAAACATTTTGATCTCAAAATGTGGGTGTGTCTCTCTGATGCAGATTTTGGTGTGAGATTGCTTGTTGCAAAAATTGTTAAATCTATATCTAATAATGAGAAGGTTGAAAATTGTGAGATGGAGTTGTTGCAAAAGTCTCTTCGAGAAAAAATTAGTGGAAAGCGATATCTCCTTGTTCTAGATGATTTGTGGAATGAGAATCGAGAATTATGGTTGAAGTTGaaagatttattattaaatgGCATAGATGGGAGCAGAATAATTGTAACTACCCGCAGTATGGTGGTTGCAAGGATTACAAAGACTACATTAGAACCATATCTTTTAGGAAATCTTGATGAGGATGAGTCTTGGTCCttgtttcaaaaaatggcatttAAGGAAGGACAAGAGCCAAACAACTCAAACATCATCCAAATTGGAAAGGAGATTGTCAAAAAATGTAAAGGAATTCCTCTTGCCATAAGAACCATAGGAAGGATGCTGTACTCTAAAGATTGA